A segment of the Desulfomicrobium macestii genome:
CGACCGTGCCGCATTCGTCTGTCTCGATAATGATGGGGCTGGACTGGCACCAGCGGGTGCGCACGAAATTGCCGGAGTTGTGGCACGTGTCGCCGAGGCGGATGGAGGCGCAGGCGATGTCGGGATATTGCCAGGAAGTGCGGATCAAGTCGGCGATGCCTGACAGGAGTTCGCCTAGTGGTTGTTCGCGGTTTTGGGCCAGCCGACTGATCCCGTACAGGCAGTTGAGCTCTTTTATGCGCTCGAGCAGATCGTGGTGGGTCTTGCGGCTCTGGGCCACAAACATCCTCCACTCCTCGCTTGAGGCGGGAAAACTGTCGGTGGTGTCGGGGTGGATGGTCATGAGCGTATCTCCTGGGCAACGGGCGCGTTGGCCGTGTAGCACAGGATGGGGCAGGGTGCCAGGGGCGGGACCGGCATGCGGCCGGTCCACCCCTGGGGATTGTTGGGATCAGGCCAGGATCTTGCGCGCGATTTCGTCCTGTACGTCGGTAATGAACCGGATGCCGGTCTCGTGCGCGGTTTCGCGGTTGGCGGAGACGATGTCCCCTCGGGTGATCTCGGTGACCGAGAATTTGCGTGCACCGGCCAGGAGCTGCTGCAGGCCCGCGCCGAGCTTGTCGGCCAGGGTCCAGGCGGCGATGGCGCCGTAGGGCACGGTCTTCATCTCGTCGGCTCCGATCTTGGCCTTGAGGGACTCGTAGCCGGCAAAGATCTGCTCGGGGCTTTCGCCGATGTCGCGCACGGTCTTGGGCAGGGTGTCCCAGTTGCCGGCGACTTTTTCCTTGCGTTCGGGATTCAGCGCGCCTTCGATGTTGGAGCCCAGGAAACCTGGGATCATGAGGGTGCGGCCCATGCAGATCAGTTTGACGAAGGGGGCGCCCAGGGCCAGGGCCTTGAAGATGTGGTCTTCGCGGGCCAAGCCGCCGGCAAAGGACATGTCCACGACCTTCTTGCCCTGGGAGGCCAGGATGTTGCCGTACTCAATGGCCTTGGCGTGCAGCAGGACGGAGGGCACGCCCCAGGTCTCCATCATGTTCCAGGGGCTCATGCCCGTGCCGCCGCCGGAACCGTCGATGGTCAGCAGGTCGAGATTGGCGTCGGTGGCATACTTGATGGCCATGGCCAGGGCTTCCATGCCATAGGAGCCGGTCTTGAGCGAGATCTTGGTGTAGCCGAGCCCGCGCAGGTAGGCCACAGTTTCCATGAAGTTCTGGTGCACGGCATCGGAGGACGGCAGGTCGGTGTAGCCCAGGCGGCTGTGACGGGCAAAGCCCTTGATGGCTCCGGCCTTGAATGCTTCCTGCACTTCGGGAAGTTCCGGGTCCGGATCGACCAGGTAGCCGCGCTTTTTCAGGAACAGGGCGTAGTCCAGGCTCGTGACCTCGATCTCGCCGCCGATGTTCTTGGCACCCTGGCCCCATTTGAGCTCGATGCAGACCTTGTTGCCGTACTTTTCGATGACGTATTCGGCCACGCCGTTGCGCGCGTCCTCGACGTTGAGCTGCACGATCATGGTGCCGTAGCCGTCGGAGTAGCGGTTGTAGATCTCGATGCGGCGGTCCAGTTCCGGGGATTTCTCGATGCGGCCGCCGGACATGCTGGAGGCGCGGTCCACGCCGACCACGTTTTCACCGACCACGATCGGGATGCCGACCAGAGCGCAACCGGCGGCAAAGGAGTCCCAGTATTTGGCGGCGATGAAGGTGGAACCCAGGGCGCCGGTCATGAGCGGCATGCGCACCTTGGTCTTTTCCGTGGCGCCGAAGGACGTTTCCAGGGAGACGTTGGTGAAGAGACAATCATCGGGATTGGTGGTGCGCCCTGCGGCGACGCCCTGGGCACCGTAGCTGAAACCCTGGATGCGCAGGGAATTGTAGCTCACGCCGACATGACATGTATTCGCGCTGCCGGCGGTGACGGAGCCGAAATCCCGGGGATAGAGCATGTGCCGCCCCTTGAGGCAGGACATCCAGGTTTCACATTTTCCGGCACAGTCCGAGCGGCATAACGTGCACAGGCCGGATTCGGCCGGGTTTCCGCGGTTGGTGGTGCCGAGAACATCGTTGCTTTTGGGCCATTGGATCATCGTTTTCGTCTCCCGTATGCAAATTTGAGTGTATATTTCCCCTGAACGCGGACGTCACCACGAAGGCGGTCTGACCTTGCGTGGTGACGCTGCACATCTGTCCGGACCTGGGCCCGGCGACGCTGACGCATGAAGAAATTCAATAGATTATCTATGGATATGGAAAGGTCGTGTCGATAGGATCCGCGCCCGATTTTCTGGTCATTTTAAACCACAGGAGCGGGCATTTTTCCCAAATTAAGGGCAAGTATCCCAGGCATCGTTGCCGGGCGGCATCCGAGGGCATGACGTGCACAGGCGGGTGGGGCATGGGACTGGCGACGTGTCCAGTGCTGTGCGGGAGGGCGGGCAACCTGCCTAGTGGTAGTCGCCGGCCATGAAGTTGTCGGCCATGGCCATCACGGCGGCTTCGCTGGTCATGAGCATGTCCATCTGCCGGGTGACGATGAGCAGGCGGCCCAGCTGGTCCAGGCGTTCACGGGTATCTTCCCGCGAGAATTTCTGGAACCGGGCCTGGGTCATGTCGCCGCGCACGTCGGTGGTGAAGCCCAGGCGGCTCAGGATCAGGGCGATGCAGCGCACGCGGCGTTCGCGGCGGATCTCGTCGGCGGCCCCGCCCTTGAACTGGAAGGTGATGTAGTTCTTGGACACGGTCTCGCCGCAGTAGGCGTCCACGACGCTGTAGTGGTAGCCCACGCGCGAGCTGAAGTTCAGGTAGGTGTCGGAGACGATGCCGTAGCTGCGTTCGCCGAAGCGCTGGGCCTGGACCGTCGGGGGTTCGAGCATGTGCTGGGTCATGACCGAGAGGAAACCGCCAACGTCGATGGGGCGTGGTCCGCGAACGTGGACCTCGGGGCGCAGCATCCCGGACAGGAGGGCGGCCAGGGGTGCCGAGGTGACCTGTTCGGGAAATACGTATGGGCCGTAGACGTCCCTCAGCCCTCCGCCGAGGTCGATGAGGTGCAGGTCGATGGGCAGTTTGGCCTTGAGCTGGCAGGAAACGGCACCGGCGTCCGAGGCCCGGTCGCTGATGCGAAACATTTCCGTGTAGCAGAGTTCGTGCACGAAGCGCATGACGTCGTGCAGGGTGGTGCAGGACTCGGGTTTGAAGACCGGCGACTTCGGGTCGAGCAGGTGCAGGGGGACGATCTGGTCGGCGACCTGACGCAGGATGGCGTGCACCGGGGAATCGGCGATTCTGAAGCGCTGCGCCGACTTGAAGGTCATGAGTTCGGGGACGACCCCGGCATAGACCCGGCCGGTGATGGCGTCCACGGTCAGGGTCTGTCCGTCGAGGATTTTCGTGCTGGCGAGCCTGGCGTTGAGGATGGTCGGGACATCGAACTCGCGTGCCAGGGAAGCCATGTGCCCGGTGATGCTGCCGGCCTCGGTGACGATGGCCTGGGCGCGGTTCATGACCAGGACGTAGTTGGGGAGCGAGTGGGGTGCGATGAGGATGCCGCCCTCCGGAAAATCGGCGAGATTGTCGAGGTTTTGAGCCAGGACGGCCTGTCCCGAGCCGATGCCGGCGCAGGCGATGTCCGCCTGGTCGATGAGCAGCTGCGCGCCTTCGATGGCGGTGGTAGCCAGGCCGTTGTGGTGGGCGTGGGCCAGCCGCATGGGCCTGCTTTGCAGGATCATGATCCGCCCGTCCCGGTCCAGGGCCCACTCGATGTCCTGAGGATGGTGGTAATGTCCTTCCAGACGGGACGCGATGGCTGCAAGCTCCAGGACCTGCGCGGTGCTCAGGCAAGGCGCGGTGCGCAATGCCTCCGGAACCGCCTCCTCATGCTTGCCTGAGGAGTCGGAGACGAGGCGCACCCGTTTGTCGGCGACATGCTGCATAGCGATATGGGGGACGGGTCCCGGCCTGACGTGCCAGGTGTCGGGCTCGATGATCCCGTCCACGGCATAGGCCCCAAGGCCCCAGATGGCATTGAGGACCATTTCGTCGGACAGGGGGTTCACGGGGTGGCGCGAGAAGATGATTCCGCTGGCCAGGGCGTCCACCATTTCGATACAGGCCATGCCCATGGCGCAGTGCTCGAAGGACACGCCGTGATGGATGCGGTAGGTGATGGCGCGGGGCGAGAAGAGGCTGGCGAGGACCTCGCGGAAGGCGTTCTCCAGTGTTTCCCGCGTGACGCCGAGGATGGTCCTGTATTGTCCGGAGAAGGAGAGGATGCCGTCCTCGCCGATGGCGCTGGAGCGCAAGGCCGCCCGGGTTGATGCGGGATCGGCAAAGCTCTGGTCCCAGGCGTCCAGGATGTCGCGCATGACGTCTTCGGGGACGCCGACACGGTTGATGGTCCTGAATATGGCCTCGGACGCGGCGACCACGGTGGCGGGGGCGTCCGCCCTGGCTTCGCGGAGCTGCTTCAAAATTTCATCCCGCAGACCCTCGCCGCGCAGAAAAGCTTCGTAGGCGGCCGTGGTAATCGCGAAACCGGCCGGAGTGGGGATGTTTGCGCGATTGCGCATTTCTCCGAGGTTTGCGCATTTGCCGCCGACGACATCCACCAAGCCTTTGTTCACGGCCGACAGGGGAAAAGTGTATTCCGTGATGACGGGCTGGGGTTTGCTGTCCAGGATGGCGCTGATGCGGGCGTTGATGTGTTCCACCATGGCCGGCAGCGTGCCATAGCGGTCTCCCGAGATGGCGTTCAGGGAGGTGACCATGCGCATGGTGTGGAAGACGCTTCTGGTGGCCAGCGCCCGGATCTCGTTCATTCCGAACAGGGCCGCCCCTTTCAGCTTCTCGTCGATCTCCGCCATGATCGTGCCGAGTTCCGCATTGGACAGGAGCAGGTCCTTGAAATGCGTGTATTGCAGGCGGAAGGAACGCAGCACGGCTTCGTTCTCCTGCCCGGCTTTTTTTTGGGGGAGCAGTGCCTGGATCAGATCCCGGAATCCCATGATGCAGTCTCCCGGATGCAGGTTATGGAGTACGGACGGCCACCACGTACCGCGAGGACGGGCCCTTGCCGGTTTTCTTCAGCAAGCCCTTGTTGACCAGATCCTGCAAATCGTATTGCGCGGTTCTGACCGAAATCTCCTCCCCGACGGCGCTTTCATACAGAGCACGGTTCGTGCCACCATTGGCGGCAATCGAGGGCCAGGCCTTGACTTGCCGCGGGTTCAGGGTGGCCAGGACCGCCTCGGGCAGTGCGGACGACGTGTGCGCGGAGGGGCTTGGCGGCCCTTCCGGCGTTGTCGTGGCGAGCGGTTCCGGGCTGCTCCCGTTTCTTGAACCGGCCGGAGTCTTGGCCTGGACTGCAGGACCCTGGGCCGTGGCTGGCTCCGATGCGGGTCCGGCTGCGCGGTTCTGACCGAACTCGATGTGGTCCGCCAGCAGGAGGTTGCCTTCGGCAAAGGTCATGGCGCGGGTGATGCAGTTCTTCAATTCGCGGATGTTTCCCGGCCAGTCGTGCTGCAGCAGCTTGTCCAGGGCACCGCGGCTGATGTCCGGCGGAGTCGTGCCCCGGGTGTGCTCACGCATGAACGAGCGGACCAGGGCGGGGATGTCCTCCCTGCGATCGCGCAAGGGTGGGGTCGAGATGGTGATGACGGCCAGCCGGTAGTAGAGGTCTTCGCGGAACTTCCCGTTGCGTGCGGATTCAAGCAGGTCGACGTTGGTGGCGGCCACGACGCGCGCGTCGAAGGGCTGGTCCTGATCGCTACCCAGGGGACGGATTCTGCGCGCCGCCAGGGCGCGCAACAGGGACTGCTGCACCTTGGGCGATGCGTTGCCGATTTCGTCGAGGTGCAGCGTGCCGCCCGAAGCGGCGAGGAATGCGCCTTTGCGGTCCGTCTTGGCCTCGGAGAATGCGCCCTTCACGTGTCCGAAGAGCGCGTCCATGAGCAGGTTTTCGTCCAGCGCGCCGCAGTTGATGGAAATGAAGGGGCCTGTGGCGCGGGTGCCGGCGCGGTGGATCGCTTCGGCCGTGAGCTCCTTGCCCGTGCCGGTTTCACCGATGATCAGCACGTCGGCCATGACCTGGGCCGCCTTGTGGATCATGGCGTTGAGGTTGCGCACCGCCTGGCTCGAACCCACGATGCCGAAGGCCTTCTCTGCGCAGCGTGACGACTCTTTGCTTGAGGCGTTTTCCGCCAGCGCATCGAGGCTGACTGGCTGGCGCTGCATCTCGTCGAAGATCAGGCCCTGGCGGATTCGGGTCTCGTTGCGGGCCGTCTGCAGCTGCAGCAGAAGAATGTTGATGACGTGCTGGAGGTGACGCAGCTCCTTGGGCAGCGGAGCCAGTTCCAGGGTGGCGGCATCGTCGCCCATGGCTATTTGTTCCGTGGCGGAAGCCAGTCTCTTCAGCGGGTTGCTGATCCTTCGATTGAGATAAACGAACGCCGCGATGGTGAGCAGGAGCGCCACGAACCAGGATATGCCGAGGGCCATGGCCACTTCATAGCGCGAGGCCTTGAGCATGAAGCTTGTGTCGATGCACCCGATCCCTCCGAGGATGACCGGATTTCCCGTGGCCTCCTCCTGGAAACGGATTGGAACATAATAGAGGTAATGGTCTCCGCCGGTGTTGCTTGGGTCGTTCAGGAAGTTCGCAAATCCGATCTCGCCGTCTTTACCGGCCTGCACGGCGGATACCACAGCCCAGTATTTCTCGTATTGCGGATTCGGCCGGAACGCGGTCGCGAATCCCGGTCGGCCGAGATCGCCCTGCAGACCCGTGCGGATGTCGTCGATGGAGATTTTGAGGTGCGGGTTGCCGGCCTGCCCCGTCTCGCAGATGAGCCATCCCGCTGCGTCGAAGAAAAAGCTCCTGACCTGCTCCTTTTCCTGGGGGAAGATGTAGAGAGGCGACTGCCTGGAGGAGAAGGTGGTCATGATCCGCTGAATCTCGATGATATCGACGGACAATGTCAGGTATCCCCGGAATCTCTTTTCCGCGTCCAGCACCGGCGTGCTCAGCCTGATGACCGAGAACTCGATGTTCTCAACGGAGCCCAGGTACGGAACCGACGTGTAGTAGGCCTGCACGGGCTGTTCGATCTGCACGAAGTCCTCGATCTTGCCCCCGATCCTCTCCCTGCGCGTGAAGGCGCCGAACTTGACGCCCGCGGCCTGCTCGTCCGGAACCTTCCAGACCTTCTCCCCCGTGTTCAATAGGACGTAGTTGTCCTGTGGCGCAGTGCCGTGAAATGCGATTTCGCAGTATTTGTTCCGCTTTGTCGCGGGTTTGTCCATCATGTATTTCTGGATGGCCTGGGCCGAGACATCGGAGCGCGCCAGATTCTGGATTTCATAGCGCGCGTCCTTGAGCAGCTGCTGCAGCTCGTGGGCCTGGGCCAGCGCCCTGGTGTGAGCGTTTCGCGCGTAGGCGCGATTCAGGTAGTGGGAGGAGATCCGGTAGGTCGAGACGGTCATGACCAAGAGCACGCCGGCCACCAGCGGCGTGCCCAGAAGCAGGAGGATGCGGGTTATACTCCATTCCTTCACGGGTTTTTCGAGGTTGAGCACCGGGTCGAGCGTGGGGGGGTAGGAGTAGGGCATTTCTGTCCTCCGGGTTGTCGCTGGATTATCGCGAAATATTTTTGCGTATAGTGTCCTCTTGTGAAAAATTGCGCAACAAGAATGTTCAATCACTTGAAATACAGGGCAAAATTCATGCGTGATCGCCTTGGCTCGTCCTTTGCTATTTTGGCTACAGATGCGTGATTAACCCGTTGAATTTGCATGACGGGAAGAACTTCTGAAACGAAACGGCAGGGGAGAGGTCCGGGCTGGAAGCCTTGAATGAGGCTGAGGCCGGACCGGGGAAGCAAACATTCTGGAGGTTATGATGAAAGCAAGATTGAACAGGCTCTGGTGGTCACTGATGGCAATGGTCCTGCTGTGTCCCGGTTTCGCCCTGGCGGCCGGCGGTGGAGGCGCGGCCCCCATCGTGCTGGTGGCGGACACCCGGAAGCTGACCGGGATTCTGGCTTGGTGGGCCAATCTGTACAATGAGAGTCATTTTCAGTTCATGATCCTGACGGTCGTCCTGATCCCGATCACTGGCGTGGTGTTCGGTGTCCTGGCCGACATCATCATGAGCTGGATCGGCATCGACCTGAAGTCCCGCAATCTGGCGGAACACTAAACCGTACACCATCGACCAAGGAGATAAACCATGGATTGGCTCTATGTCCTCATGCCCATCGCAGGCGTTAAAATTTTCTGGCCCGGCCTCATTATCCTCGGAGTCGGCGTCGGCATCATCGGCGGTTTCTTCGGCATGGGCGGGGCGTGGATGGTCACGCCCGGTCTCAACATTCTCGGTTTCCCCATGGCCTTCGCCATCGGCACCGACATCGCGCACATGGCGGGCAAGTCTCTCATTTCCACCATGCGCCACGGCAAGTTCGGCAACGTCGACTACAAACTGGGTCTGATCATGCTGGTGGGCACCGTGGTCGGCTTCGAGGCCGGGGCCCAGATGGTCATGTGGCTGGAACGCATCGGCAGTGTCGAGAAGGTCGTGCGCTGGATCTACATCGTGCTTCTGGCCTTCATTGCCTGGATGGTCTTCCATGATGTCGCCAAGCGCAAGGCCAAGGAGCGCGCGGCCCTCGCCCGCGGCGAGAAGCTGACCGGCCTTGAGACCGGCGTCGAGTGGCACAAGGCTCTCCACAAGATCAAGATTCCCCCGATGGTTCACCTGAAGGAAGCCGGCATCTACTGTTCCGCCTGGCTGCCCATCTTCGTCAGCTTCTTCACCGGCTGGCTGGCCGGCATCCTGGGCATCGGCGGCGGTCTGATCCGCATGCCCGCCCTGATCTACATGATCGGCTGTCCGACCCATGTCGCCGTCGGCACCGACCTCTTTGAAGTGGCCATCTCCGGCCTTTACGGCGCGGCCACCTACACCTGGAAGGGCCGCACCGAGCTCGTCGCCGCCATGATCATGCTGGTCGGCGCCGCCATGGGCGCCCAGGTCGGCGCCGTGGCCACCAAGTACATCAAGGGCTATGGCATCCGCATCGCCTTCGGCCTGGCCGTCATCGGTTGCGCGGTGTCCATCCTGCTCAAGCTGGTCCAGCCCTGGCTGCCCGCCTACAAGAACCTGCTCAATAATGCGTCGACGGTCCTGGTCCTCGGCTTGGTGAGCTGCATGTCCATCTACATCTTCGTGCGCATGGTCCAGGGCGTTAAGATGGAACTGGCTGCCAAGAACCGCAGGAACTAGCCCGCAATCAGATAAGGAGTTGAACATGAATACCAGACGCATACTGCTCGGACTCGCCATCGCGCTGCTGACCTTCGGTGTCCTTGGGTGCGATGAATACGGCAAGGTGGATCAGGGACGGGTCATCGCCTTCGACAAGGACAAGCAGACCGTGACCGTGATCCAGGACAAGGCCATGGATTCCCAGAATCCCGACTATTCGATTCTGCCTCCGCACACGTACAAGATGCCTACGGATCCGGCCGAGCGCGGCGCGGACCCCAAGGCCGGGTATCGCATGAAGCTGGACGTGGACAAGAAGGTCATCCGCATCTTCAATCCCAACAACCAGGCCCTTGAAGATCTGCCCATCACCATCGTGGACGTGCAGAAGGACATCGCCAAGGACCACCCCCTGGTTTTCGACAAGGACAAGAACGTGGCCAAGAAGTTCCCCGTGGTCGATCAGGACAATAAGACCGTCACCGTCTATTCAGGTCGCCAGAAGATGCTCGCCACCTTCAGCGTGCCTGAAGAGTACTTCGGGTTTCCCGAGAGCACCTGGGACGCCGGCGACGAGGTGCGGGTGTACTACAAGACGGAAGGCGAAGCCATCCGCTTCATGAACGTCAGCAAGACCGACATCTTCAAGAAGTAAAGCCTCGGGGATGCGCGGGGTGGACAACCGCCCTCCTGGACGTCCCGCGCATCCCCCTTTAAGGAGTCCGACGTGAGCGAATACAGATTTTTCCTGCTGCACAAGATCCTCGTCCTGTCCATCAACGCCCTGGTTCTCGGGGCGCTGACCGTTGCCATGTACATGGCCGCGCAGAATCCCGAGGAGTTCACCCTTGTCTTCCTCAGGGTTTTCGGGAGCCTGCTGCTGCCCATCATTGTCCTGGGGTTCGCGGCCAAGCGGAAGCTGCGGCGCAGCGCGGATTCCATGTGCGGAGATGCGGCGTGATCCGTGCCCAGCGGATCTGGCGCCTCCAGCGCGCCAGCGGCACCGTGGCCATGATTCTGCTGGTCCTGACCCTGCTGATCCTTTTCGACGGCCTGCGCGGCGGAATTTTCGGTGGATCGGGGCAGGTGCGACTCATCCCGGGTGAACGCTACGTGGTGAGCGGCCCCATGCCTCCAAAGACCGAGCGGATCAGGGATTTCGTGATTGAGGGCGGCGCCTTCGACGGCTCCCTGCGCCTGGTGCCCGAAGCCGTTTTCACGGGCTATCTCTTCGGCGGTGGCATGTGGCGCGGATATTTTGAAGTCAGTCCCGTGCCGCGCCCCGGAACCTACGTGTTCAAGGTCCGCGACAGGTTTGGGGAAAAGCAGAACCCGGCCCTGGTCTTCACCGTCCGCGTCTTCGCCAGCGCCAAGGCCAGGCAGGCCGATTCCCCCTCCCTCGTGACACGCTGGACCGCGGCCGACCCATTGATAGTGGCCGCAGTGCTTGGTTTTTTCGGACTTGCGACAGCCGGCGGCAATTACCTGCTGGGCAGGAAGTGGCATGAACTGCTTGCGGAGCACGGGTGTGGGGAGATATTCAGACTGCGGAAGATCGACGGATACCTGGAAGCGGAAGTGGAGATGCGCTCGTGCTCAAGCGTGGAGGAAGGTGCGCCGTTCAGGTTCACGCATCCCCTGCGCGGCGACCTCGGACAGGGGACGGTGCTGTCCTGCGACCGCAATGAAATCAGAATACGGATTCCCGCGGATTCGCCCGTGCGGCTGGGCGACATCGCCTGTCCCGCTCAGGCATGATCCCATGGAGAGGCCATGAGTTCTCTTGAAGACTGCAAGCTCTTGTTTGTGGATGACGAGGAAGAGTTTCTGGGCACCATGGCCAAGTACCTGCGGCGCAAGAAGCTCGACGTGGCCACGGCGTCCTCGGGCCGGGCAGGCCTGGACTGGTTCGGGAATCACTCCGTTGACATAGTGGTCCTGGACATGAAGATGCCGGACCTGGGCGGGATCGAGGTGCTGCGGGAGATGCGCCGACTGAAGGGCGAGGATTTCGGGGTGATCATCCTGTCCGGTCACGCCCATACGGGCTTGGCCCTGGAAGCCATGCGCGCTGGCGCCGACGACTTTCTGCTCAAGCCCTGTTCCGTGGAGAATCTTCTGGAGCGCATCGACCTGCTCCGCGATCGCCTGCTTGAGCGCCGCAGCGCATGAATCCCGGACTCCGGAAATGAAAAAACCCTCGGTGACGAGGGTTTTCTGCGTTACGCGGGGGTCTTGACGGCCTTCTTGCGCTTTTCCCAGAGCTTCATGCCCTGCATGGTCTTGCGACGGTCGCGGGCCAGGGACTTGGCGACCAGGGAAGTGCCCTTCTTGTAGCCGTACTTTTCGCGGTACTCTTCGGGGGTCAGACCGTGGGTAGCCAGGTGGCGCTTAGTCAGGACCTTGAAGGACTTGCCGCATTCGCAGCAGATGACGCTCTTTTCACGGATGGCGTTCTTGGGATCCACGGCGGGTTCAGTGTCGACAACGGGGACAACGCCTTCGGCGACACCACGGATGCTCTGCGTCAGGGCGCGGATCATTGAGGTGATTTCGTCTTCGTTCATGTTGCGGACAGAAGCCTGGGCCTTCACGATTTCGATTGCTTGCTTCAGATAATCTTCCATTTTTACTCCATAGCTATAATAGGGTCATTGATAACGCTGTAAACCGTCAGACAAAGTAGCTTACTTCATAGTAGAGAATGATGGAATGTCAAATGCTTTGTTGACAATCTGTTATGTCTGCTCCTGATTGCCGGGAGGATCGTTGTGAACGTGTCTGAATCCGTTGAGGAAATATGTGGTTTCCCAAGGTGGTGATTATCTTTCCGGGGGAATACATTTGTTTGGGAAGCTTGACGACGATGGGATTTTGAGGTCAGCATGCGTCCATGTTACGATAGACGGCGAGACCAAAAGGAGGACAAATGCCATCTTTTGATATTGTGAATGAAATCGATTTGCAGGAAGTTGATAATGCGGTGAACAATGTGCGCAAGGAAGTCGAGACCCGGTACGACTTCAAGGGCGTGATCACGGAAATGGACTTCAATCGCAAGACGAAAATCCTCTCTCTGGTTACCGGAGACGAGATGAAGATACGGGCCATAAGGGAGATGCTGATCTCGCATTTCGTGCGCCGCAAGGTCGATCCCAAGTCCCTGGAGTTCGGGGAGACCGAAAATACCTCCCGTGGTCAGCTCAAACAGGAAATCAAGCTGCACGACGGCATAGACAAGGATGCCGCCCGCAAGCTGGTCAAGTTGATCAAGGACAGCAAGCTCAAGGTCCAGGCCGCCATCCAGGACGAACAGGTGCGGGTCTCCGGCAAGAAGATCGATGACCTGCAGGAGGTCATGGCGCTGCTGAGAGGGTCCGAGTTCGAGTTGCCCTTGCAGTTCGTGAACATGAAAAAGTAACCGGAGGTGCGCATGCACGCATTCATCATGGGGATTTGGGCCTGGATCATGTCCAATCCGCTGATCGGGTTGGGAGTGGGCGCGGTCGTGGTGTTTCTTTTCTGGAGACAGCCCCGGCAGACCATGAAGCTTCTGATTGCGCTGCTTGTGCTTGTGGCCC
Coding sequences within it:
- a CDS encoding MucR family transcriptional regulator — encoded protein: MEDYLKQAIEIVKAQASVRNMNEDEITSMIRALTQSIRGVAEGVVPVVDTEPAVDPKNAIREKSVICCECGKSFKVLTKRHLATHGLTPEEYREKYGYKKGTSLVAKSLARDRRKTMQGMKLWEKRKKAVKTPA
- a CDS encoding response regulator encodes the protein MSSLEDCKLLFVDDEEEFLGTMAKYLRRKKLDVATASSGRAGLDWFGNHSVDIVVLDMKMPDLGGIEVLREMRRLKGEDFGVIILSGHAHTGLALEAMRAGADDFLLKPCSVENLLERIDLLRDRLLERRSA
- a CDS encoding DUF4881 domain-containing protein; the encoded protein is MNTRRILLGLAIALLTFGVLGCDEYGKVDQGRVIAFDKDKQTVTVIQDKAMDSQNPDYSILPPHTYKMPTDPAERGADPKAGYRMKLDVDKKVIRIFNPNNQALEDLPITIVDVQKDIAKDHPLVFDKDKNVAKKFPVVDQDNKTVTVYSGRQKMLATFSVPEEYFGFPESTWDAGDEVRVYYKTEGEAIRFMNVSKTDIFKK
- a CDS encoding YajQ family cyclic di-GMP-binding protein, producing MPSFDIVNEIDLQEVDNAVNNVRKEVETRYDFKGVITEMDFNRKTKILSLVTGDEMKIRAIREMLISHFVRRKVDPKSLEFGETENTSRGQLKQEIKLHDGIDKDAARKLVKLIKDSKLKVQAAIQDEQVRVSGKKIDDLQEVMALLRGSEFELPLQFVNMKK